A stretch of the Aegilops tauschii subsp. strangulata cultivar AL8/78 chromosome 4, Aet v6.0, whole genome shotgun sequence genome encodes the following:
- the LOC109738121 gene encoding pentatricopeptide repeat-containing protein At1g74630 produces MRRGPPAAAMPPTSTSPGDLVALSARCSTKRDLRLLHGALLRRRHLLPTADAVAALAKLLRFAAVSPAGDLRQAAAMLSTHLPFITSASSHPAFFYNTLMRGLAASSSPSDAIGLFAAMRRAGAAPDAFTFTFVLKSCARCPSGRRLPSDLHAQAIRHGCLGAHTHVHNALLHAYACRAAVDDACRVFEEIPVRDVVSFSGLLTAHLKASDLDAARVVFDKMPHRDVVSWTAVISAYAKACRPQEALALFDAMPMQPDEVTMVSIVSACTTLGDLATGERVRRHIDSLGFGWMVSLHNALMDMYAKCGSLPEARALFDGMTVRSLASWNTLISAYASHGDLDNTIAVFYQLLAEGNTVRPDGVTLLAVLMAYTHKGCVEEGRAMFNAMQRGDFGKVEFTVEHYGCLVDMLGRAGKLEEAYQMIEQMPIPSNAVIWGVLLGACRTHGDIDMAERAVQELRNLNPEEGGYYILLSDMYTSAGRIAEATEIRRAMNEKGVQKTTGRSTAFLPQL; encoded by the coding sequence ATGAGACGAGGCCCGCCGGCCGCCGCGATGCCACCAACGTCCACCTCGCCGGGGGACCTAGTGGCGCTCTCCGCCCGGTGCTCCACGAAGCGCGACCTCCGCCTCCTCCACGGCGCTCTCctgcgccgccgccacctcctccccaCCGCGGACGCCGTCGCGGCGCTCGCCAAGCTGCTCCGGttcgccgccgtctcccccgccGGCGACCTCCGCCAAGCAGCCGCGATGCTCTCCACCCACCTCCCCTTCATCACCTCGGCCTCCTCCCACCCCGCCTTCTTCTACAACACCCTCATGCGCGgcctcgccgcctcctcctcgcccaGCGACGCCATCGGGCTCTTCGCCGCGATGCGCCGCGCGGGCGCCGCGCCCGACGCCTTCACCTTCACCTTCGTCCTCAAGTCCTGCGCTCGCTGCCCCTCGGGCCGGCGATTACCTTCCGACCTCCACGCCCAGGCGATCAGGCACGGCTGCCTCGGCGCGCACACGCACGTGCACAATGCGCTGCTTCACGCCTACGCGTGCCGGGCGGCCGTCGACGACGCGTGCAGGGTGTTTGAGGAAATTCCGGTTCGGGACGTGGTTTCGTTCTCAGGGCTACTCACTGCGCATCTCAAAGCCAGTGATTTGGATGCCGCCCGTGTTGTGTTCGACAAGATGCCTCACCGGGATGTCGTTTCTTGGACTGCGGTGATTTCAGCATATGCCAAGGCTTGCCGGCCACAGGAGGCCCTGGCATTGTTTGATGCCATGCCGATGCAGCCAGACGAGGTGACCATGGTGAGTATCGTGTCTGCGTGCACCACGCTCGGGGATCTTGCAACTGGGGAGCGCGTGCGGAGGCACATTGATTCCCTTGGTTTTGGATGGATGGTGTCACTTCACAACGCACTCATGGACATGTATGCTAAGTGTGGTTCCCTCCCTGAAGCTCGAGCTTTGTTTGATGGGATGACGGTGAGGAGCTTGGCATCTTGGAACACGCTGATCTCGGCATATGCATCACATGGCGATCTGGACAACACGATTGCTGTGTTCTATCAGTTGCTGGCAGAAGGGAACACTGTGAGGCCAGATGGGGTGACGCTTCTTGCAGTGCTCATGGCGTACACGCACAAGGGCTGTGTTGAGGAGGGGCGAGCCATGTTCAATGCGATGCAGCGAGGCGACTTTGGCAAAGTGGAATTCACAGTCGAACACTATGGGTGTCTGGTGGACATGCTTGGTCGGGCAGGGAAACTCGAGGAGGCATACCAAATGATTGAGCAAATGCCAATTCCAAGCAATGCTGTGATCTGGGGCGTGCTACTTGGTGCTTGTCGGACTCATGGGGATATTGACATGGCAGAGCGGGCTGTGCAGGAGTTAAGGAACCTAAACCCAGAGGAAGGTGGGTACTACATTTTGCTCAGTGATATGTACACATCTGCTGGTCGGATAGCAGAGGCCACGGAGATTAGACGTGCCATGAATGAGAAGGGGGTCCAGAAGACTACAGGCCGGAGCACTGCCTTTCTGCCTCAGCTGTAG